A stretch of Arachis hypogaea cultivar Tifrunner chromosome 15, arahy.Tifrunner.gnm2.J5K5, whole genome shotgun sequence DNA encodes these proteins:
- the LOC112747150 gene encoding protein C2-DOMAIN ABA-RELATED 7-like, with the protein MMDQIYGVLKLRIQRGINLAIRDLRSSDPYVVVSMGTQKLKTKIMHKDLNPEWNEELTLMVDDIKTPIHLKVFDKDLFSADDEMGEAVIDIKPYVKCWNKGLEKLPNGCVVKRIQPNENNYLAEESPCIWHNGTIIQRMLLKLRNVECGELLCELEWLSVLGSMGLLELQHLHA; encoded by the exons ATGATGGACCAAATCTATGGTGTTCTCAAACTTAGGATTCAGAGAGGCATTAATCTCGCAATTCGCGATTTGCGTTCTAGTGATCCTTATGTTGTTGTCAGCATGGGTACTCAG AAACTGAAAACTAAGATCATGCATAAAGATCTCAATCCTGAGTGGAATGAAGAATTGACCCTTATGGTTGACGATATTAAAACTCCAATACATCTG AAAGTTTTCGACAAAGATTTGTTCTCAGCAGATGATGAAATGGGTGAAGCAGTTATAGATATAAAGCCATATGTTAAGTGCTGGAACAAAGGATTGGAAAAACTCCCAAATGGTTGTGTAGTGAAAAGAATTCAGCCAAATGAAAATAACTATCTTGCAGAAGAGAGTCCCTGTATTTGGCACAATGGGACTATAATCCAACGTATGCTCTTAAAATTGAGAAATGTTGAGTGTGGTGAATTACTCTGTGAACTTGAATGGCTTAGTGTACTAGGTTCTATGGGCTTATTAGAGCTACAACACTTACATGCTTAA